The Fibrobacter sp. UWR2 genome contains a region encoding:
- the nifJ gene encoding pyruvate:ferredoxin (flavodoxin) oxidoreductase — protein MAKKMIACDGNEATASVAFAVSEVAAIYPITPSSPMAEHADNWSAAGKKNIWGQVPRVFEMQSEGGAAGTVHGALQAGALTTTFTASQGLLLMIPNMYKIAGELTPTVFHVTARALAMQGLSIFGDHSDVMACRQTGFAMLASSCVQECQDLALVAHASTLESRVPFMHFFDGFRTSHEVMKIEALEDGVIRNVIDEKYVKACRERCLTPDRPTMRGTAQNPDVYFQGRETVNPFYAKVPEIVQKYMDKVASYTGRQYHIVDYVGAPDADRVIISMGSSTCTIGDTVKYLNSKGEKVGLVNIRLYRPFPMEAVVAALPKTVKKIAVLDRCKEPGSAGEPLFQDALTAISEAVMAGKMAMPKMIGGRYGLSSKEFTPAMVKAIYDELAKADPKARFTVGINDDVCHTSLTIDPNFKLESDFFQAMFFGLGSDGTVGANKNSIKIIGNETDNYAQGYFVYDSKKSGSMTTSHLRFGKSIIDAPYLIGENEADFVACHHTPHLESVNMLKYAKDGATFLVNTPHSADTVWDTFPRPVQEEIIKKHLKVYVIDAYAVAAKTGMGRRINTVMQTCFFSKLGNVLDAETAIKYIKKYAEKTYAKKGQEVVQKNWDAIDASLANLFEVKVPSAVTSTKEFRAPIHGDAPKFVNEVTAEIIKGNGELLPVSKMPCDGVFPTATTKYEKRDLALNIPSWNPDACVQCGKCAMVCPHAAIRVKVVDESAVKNAPEGFKYTPAKGFKLEGSDKPVFAISVSSYDCTGCGVCTQACIGKDKTDETKKAINMVPQEPIKVQEGKCWDFFVDLPEFDRTKVNKNLVKQAMLLEPLFEFSGSCAGCGETAYVRLVSQLFGDRMIVANATGCSSIYGGNLPTTPWAKNKEGRGPAWANSLFEDNAEFGLGMRLAITKHAKQALSLLEAVNVPAELKEKLTTQEQNDEAGIKAQRENVAALKAALAGATDEASVSLRDEFADYLVKKSVWIFGGDGWAYDIGYGGLDHVMATGENVNICVLDTEVYSNTGGQASKATNRGAVALFAAAGKRAGKKDLGLIAMSYKNVYVGRIALGANDAQALKVLQEAEAHNGPSLIICYCPCINHGFDLNSQLQHQKMAVDSGYWTLLRYNPALAAEGKAPLILDSKKPTIPVAEYIYTENRYKQLTRNNPEVAKKLADDLQKEVDARYAFYDAMSKDTEGLISL, from the coding sequence ATGGCAAAAAAGATGATTGCGTGTGATGGTAACGAGGCCACCGCTAGCGTAGCATTTGCTGTTAGCGAAGTTGCGGCTATCTACCCGATTACACCGTCTAGTCCTATGGCTGAGCACGCCGACAACTGGAGTGCTGCAGGCAAGAAGAATATTTGGGGACAGGTTCCCCGCGTGTTTGAAATGCAGTCCGAAGGTGGCGCTGCCGGTACCGTTCACGGTGCTCTGCAGGCCGGTGCCCTCACCACGACCTTCACCGCATCCCAGGGTCTTCTCTTGATGATCCCGAACATGTACAAGATTGCGGGCGAACTGACCCCCACGGTCTTCCATGTGACTGCCCGTGCCCTTGCCATGCAGGGCCTTTCTATTTTCGGTGACCATTCCGACGTGATGGCCTGCCGCCAGACCGGCTTTGCCATGCTCGCCTCCAGCTGCGTGCAGGAATGCCAGGACCTCGCTCTCGTGGCCCATGCTTCTACGCTCGAAAGCCGCGTGCCCTTCATGCATTTCTTCGACGGTTTCCGTACCTCTCACGAAGTGATGAAGATCGAAGCTCTCGAAGACGGCGTTATCCGTAACGTCATCGACGAAAAGTACGTGAAGGCTTGCCGTGAACGCTGCCTCACTCCGGACCGCCCGACCATGCGCGGTACCGCACAGAACCCGGACGTTTACTTCCAGGGCCGCGAAACGGTGAACCCGTTCTACGCCAAGGTTCCGGAAATTGTCCAGAAGTACATGGACAAGGTCGCGAGCTACACCGGCCGTCAGTACCACATTGTCGATTACGTCGGTGCACCCGACGCCGACCGCGTGATCATTTCCATGGGTTCTTCGACCTGCACCATCGGTGACACCGTCAAGTACCTCAACTCCAAGGGCGAAAAGGTCGGTCTCGTGAACATCCGCCTGTACCGCCCGTTCCCGATGGAAGCCGTCGTTGCCGCTCTCCCGAAGACTGTCAAGAAGATTGCCGTCCTCGACCGCTGCAAGGAACCGGGTTCCGCTGGCGAACCGCTCTTCCAGGACGCCCTGACCGCAATCAGCGAAGCCGTGATGGCTGGCAAGATGGCCATGCCGAAGATGATCGGTGGCCGCTACGGTCTTTCCTCCAAGGAATTCACGCCGGCTATGGTCAAGGCCATTTATGACGAACTTGCCAAGGCCGACCCGAAGGCACGCTTCACCGTCGGTATCAACGACGACGTGTGCCACACAAGCCTCACCATCGACCCGAACTTCAAGCTGGAAAGCGACTTCTTCCAGGCTATGTTCTTCGGTCTGGGTTCCGACGGTACCGTGGGTGCCAACAAGAACTCCATCAAGATTATCGGTAACGAAACCGACAACTACGCACAGGGCTACTTCGTTTACGACTCCAAGAAGTCCGGCTCCATGACCACCTCTCACCTCCGTTTCGGTAAGAGCATCATCGACGCCCCGTACCTGATTGGCGAAAACGAAGCCGACTTCGTGGCATGCCACCACACTCCGCACCTGGAATCCGTGAACATGCTGAAGTACGCGAAGGATGGCGCTACCTTCCTCGTGAATACCCCGCACTCCGCCGACACCGTGTGGGATACCTTCCCGCGTCCGGTGCAGGAAGAAATCATCAAGAAGCACCTCAAGGTGTACGTGATCGACGCCTACGCCGTTGCCGCTAAGACCGGCATGGGCCGCCGCATCAACACCGTGATGCAGACCTGCTTCTTCAGCAAGCTCGGTAACGTGCTCGATGCCGAAACCGCCATCAAGTACATCAAGAAGTACGCCGAAAAGACCTACGCCAAGAAGGGTCAGGAAGTGGTCCAGAAGAACTGGGACGCTATCGACGCCTCTCTTGCTAACCTGTTCGAAGTCAAGGTTCCGTCTGCTGTCACCAGCACCAAGGAATTCCGCGCTCCGATCCACGGCGACGCTCCGAAGTTCGTGAACGAAGTCACCGCAGAAATCATCAAGGGCAACGGCGAACTCCTCCCCGTCTCCAAGATGCCTTGCGACGGCGTGTTCCCGACCGCTACCACCAAGTACGAAAAGCGCGACCTCGCCCTCAACATCCCGTCCTGGAATCCGGACGCTTGCGTGCAGTGCGGCAAGTGCGCCATGGTCTGCCCGCATGCAGCCATCCGCGTGAAGGTCGTTGACGAATCCGCCGTGAAGAACGCCCCGGAAGGCTTCAAGTACACCCCGGCCAAGGGCTTCAAGCTCGAAGGTTCCGACAAGCCGGTGTTCGCGATTTCCGTGTCCAGCTACGACTGTACGGGTTGCGGCGTCTGTACGCAGGCCTGTATCGGTAAGGACAAGACCGACGAAACCAAGAAGGCCATCAACATGGTGCCGCAGGAACCCATCAAGGTTCAGGAAGGCAAGTGCTGGGACTTCTTCGTCGACCTCCCGGAATTCGACCGTACCAAGGTCAACAAGAACCTCGTCAAGCAGGCCATGCTCCTCGAACCTCTGTTCGAATTCTCCGGCTCCTGCGCAGGCTGCGGCGAAACCGCTTACGTGCGTCTCGTTTCTCAGCTGTTCGGTGACCGCATGATTGTCGCCAACGCTACGGGTTGCTCCTCCATTTACGGCGGTAACCTCCCGACCACTCCGTGGGCAAAGAACAAGGAAGGCCGCGGTCCGGCTTGGGCCAACAGCCTCTTCGAAGACAACGCAGAATTCGGTCTCGGTATGCGCCTCGCTATCACGAAGCATGCCAAGCAGGCTCTCAGCCTCCTCGAAGCCGTGAACGTTCCTGCCGAACTCAAGGAAAAGCTCACGACCCAGGAGCAGAATGACGAAGCCGGCATCAAGGCCCAGCGTGAAAACGTCGCCGCCCTGAAGGCAGCCCTCGCCGGTGCTACCGACGAAGCTTCTGTAAGCCTCCGCGACGAATTCGCCGACTACCTCGTGAAGAAGTCCGTCTGGATCTTCGGTGGTGACGGTTGGGCATACGACATCGGTTACGGTGGTCTCGACCACGTGATGGCAACCGGCGAAAACGTGAACATCTGCGTCCTCGATACCGAAGTGTACTCCAACACCGGTGGACAGGCTTCCAAGGCCACGAACCGTGGCGCCGTCGCCCTCTTCGCTGCCGCTGGTAAGCGCGCCGGCAAGAAGGACCTCGGCCTCATCGCCATGAGCTACAAGAACGTTTACGTGGGCCGTATCGCCCTCGGTGCAAACGACGCTCAGGCCCTGAAGGTTCTTCAGGAAGCAGAAGCACACAACGGTCCGTCGCTGATCATCTGCTACTGCCCCTGCATCAACCACGGTTTCGATCTCAACAGCCAGCTTCAGCACCAGAAGATGGCCGTGGATTCCGGTTACTGGACTCTGCTCCGTTACAACCCGGCTCTCGCCGCCGAAGGAAAAGCCCCGCTTATCCTCGACTCCAAGAAGCCGACGATCCCGGTTGCAGAATACATCTACACCGAAAACCGCTACAAGCAGCTCACCCGTAACAATCCGGAAGTGGCCAAGAAGCTCGCCGACGACCTCCAGAAGGAAGTGGACGCCCGCTACGCATTCTATGATGCCATGTCTAAGGATACGGAAGGGTTGATCAGCCTGTAA